In the genome of Sardina pilchardus chromosome 17, fSarPil1.1, whole genome shotgun sequence, the window TGACTGTAAGAGGGCCCCTCTCAAAACTCCCCTTACTTTGTTGATCTATATATAGTAATGAGAAGCATCTGCAAGAAAGTATCAGTCTCGGATACCACCAGCGGCCTGTTTGCCTAGGCCATGCTGCTTTGTAGCAAGCAGCTCAGTGTAACCCCCCCCAGGGCCCAGCCCCCTCCCCAAAGACTGCTGTCCCTGCCACTGCTAGGGTTACACTCTTCCTGGGATGTAGAAGGGCAAGGCAAGAGCAAGTGCAAGCAACAGTGGTGGTTCGGACGTGCCAGAAACTCTGGGATTGTGGAATAATCCAAAGCTGCTTCTTCCCTGGAACGTTTGGGGTCTGTTTTGAAGTGGGTTTTAGTTCTCTTTAATCCCAGGGACTCTTTTGGTTTTAGGTAAGAGGGCCTTTGGATGCTTCATGCTTGCATGGATTTCAGACTTTGCATGTCTTCCCATTCAGGCACGCCAACAGCCTTGAAAGAGACTTGTTGCTTCGGATGGCTTATGAGGACAACTACCTCTGGTGTGACCATGAATTAAATATCTGATACTGGCCAGTACTGGCCCATGTTCTGTGGTAGACGTTTTGCCTACGCACACACTTAAGCCTTATCAAGAACCTCAAGAACCTTTGTCAAGACCTGAAATTGCATTTGACTGAAATAATTGGTTTTACCTTTTTCCAGTTAGTGCACAATTTATAAGCTCAATATTGCCTGTCACGTTTTCCTCGATGACTCACACATTAAACTTTAAACCTATGCCAGTGTGGGAGGCAGTGTTAAGACTGGGGCGTGTCAAAGCCAAATGTCCAAGATCTCCCTGCTTCACATATCTTCTTCAAATATTTAAGATGGCGACATCATAATGTTGAAGACGCTTTTGAAGTACAGTAATACTTATCCAACTTTACATAACATTAAAATGGCCGTGTATGCCTATGTTTAAGTCCACCACACAAGTAGCAGGGACATCTGGGAATGTGCTGACTGCATCTCTCCCTGCGTGTTATGGATTTATATAGTTGGCTAAAACTGGACTACCCCAGCGTGTAACAGGAGCTGGAGATGTAGCAGTGCTCGGTTTATAGTCACTTCTCAGCTTCCAAAAGAGACCTCAGCATGAAAGTGATTTACTCAAaaaaatgatatatatatatatatttcttttttataaCTATTGCTCAGTTGCATTGAATTGAAGGAAACACTAGACACTTTGTTTAGTTGATCATAAAGACAGACATTTTGAATGGCTGTTTGATTATTATACTGATGACAAGATAGTGTCTGCCTGGCATCCACCCAACTGTGCATGTTTATTAATAGATATAACTCAAcaaatataaataattttgaaacTAAATAATTACTTTCTGCTCATGACAACTAAGTGAGCAACTATGTTGCTGTCCCAGACTGTGTCGCATGTTACCTCCATCCTAACTGGGTGGGATCGTCTGACCTGATTGTGTCTTGTGTCCACTCAGACATGCCTCTgtccgcccccgccccccctaaCAAGAGGAAAAAGCCCTCCAAGATCATCACCGACTTCACCAACATCACACAAGATGGTAAGTTTGCTCAGAGTCCCACACAAGGTGCTGAGTTAGCAGCTATTGTATGAGATAATTACTCCCAGCGTTCCCATGCGTCCGTAAGCTATCACCAATtagccctctcgctctctcagtgTCTGTGGACGACACTGATGAAACGGTCAGTCAGTGCTACCGCGTGAGATCTCCGAAATCACACAGATGGCGAGGTAACTGGTGCCACCAGCTCCTCTCTCgccttctctctgttctcagcTCCACAGTTTATTTTCCCTCCCCTCCTTGGGCCTgctcccccaacccccacagAGGCATGTGACTCAGCCAGTGATGCATGGCAGAATGTTCTAAAATGTCACAGCCCATTATAAGTTACCCACTCTGGTATCTTCTATCCCCGAgtaccccctctccttctctctccctgcccgtGCTTGAGGAGACTGCATTGCATGGCGTTCTCAGCATCAGGGACACTGATGTATTCCCTCTCCTCTAGACCTTTGCTTTTGCTCCAGCCAACAGCAACTCAATACCCTTTGCATACTTCGCACCAGTCGAAAGGATAAGGCCGTAATTGCACCGGACTTAAAATCTAATACAGTTTCTAAATGCTAGTAGTGTCATGGAAACTGGATCCGGGAAGGACACCAGAGTGTGAATTTTCAATTTGCTCGTCTGTAATACATTGCTACCAGTTCTCACACTGCGTTTGAATATAAACATTTAAGCTATGAATATGATGCTGACGAATTGCTTCACTAACAAGTAGTcgtcaaacacacagatgaaaaTGTGACACCAATGAAATTTTGTGTCCCGAGGTGATAATCAGAGTCTGCATCTACAAATAGATTCCACAGAACACAATTATCTTCTCTCAGGTCTGTGAGACATTTTGTTTGGCAAACCTCAGCTGAAATCTGTGCTGAACTATTTATGGGCAAACAAAGCAAAGAGAAACGGCTGTCCACGCTTTCtgtatctcactcacacacgcacacacacacacacacacacacacacacacacacacacacacacacacacacacacactctctctctctctttctctctcattctttctctaaTGAGCCATACCGTTTCTGAGAACAATCTCTTTCAgaggtgcagacacacacctcctgctTGCTGCTCCAGGGTTTCACAGCTGTTCTTAAGCACATGCAGTCAGTTCAttcattcttctgaaaaaaacaaacaaatcaaaacaaccaTATCAATAAATCATTCATTTATGCTCTTGACTTACATTTATCTTCAAGAGAATACTGTCACTGCTAACACATGACTAATCATTTAAATAACTATGGTATGGCTTAAAGCAAGTGTTTTTGGTAATCTTTGGAGTGTAAATAGTGTCCCATAGGTACAACAGAATTGATGGTGCAATGAATGTTTACAGAGTCCCAGCGGGCAGGGCCTAAAGTACAAAAACGTATTTTCATGTTGGCTAAATTTACAAACGACACCGATTCTGACACACCTTGCAACCCCAGCTCCTAGTTGATCATTTGTTAATGCCACCCTGTCATTGGAGCTGTCCTGTATTGTCACAGTGGTGACAGAAGCATTAACCTTTGGCTACATTTCAGCATAAAAGCACCTTTGTGCAGAAGGAAGGAACTGAATTTCACAAAATCACACAAGACTTTCTCCCATCAGTCTGTCTACATGTTTGTTGCCATCTCTATTAGCAGAAAAATACCCAGAATGcttcttttattttctgaatACCCTGCTGAAATTACCCATTATAGTAAAAGTGAACATGACACAGGCAAGGTGGAGAAATCCTTAAACATGTTTAAGGATATCTGTAGGGTATCTAATGGGGGCAAGATTAAAAATGGCACACCACAAAGGCTGCCTGTCCTCTCTGTGTCCTTAAGCCTTTATCTCTGCCTCTGAGCAGATCAGGAGTCCGACCCTGAAGCTAGCGAGTTTGACTTGGGGACCAAGATCAAGACCCCCAAGGACACCATGCTGGAGGAGCTGTCCCTGATGAAGAACAGGGGCTCCAGGATGTTCCAGTTGCGTCAGCAGCGCGTGGAGAAATTCATCATCAGCACTGAGCACATGGTGAGAGCACTCACAACACACGCCATGCACACTGGGATGGGGCCGCAAAATCAATGTGCCAATATGTTTTAAGACATCAATACACTGATACACTGCAGGTATCAATATTTTTGTCCCATGTGCATGCAGGGCCAGCTCCCTATAGGTATAGATCATGCATATCCATTAGAGTCCCTTGGAAGCGGACTGTTAATGGGAGAGTACACAGAGTGGCCTGCTCAGCCCGGGTAAATAAGCCTAGATTGTGCACTGTCACTCTGGACTCTATAAAAGTCTGTTACCATCTTGATTTACTAGTGTGCAATTGCATCTGTGCAAGTGTAAAGGTGAAAATGATTCAGAATGTTATGCActgcaaaaaacaaacacacacacacacacacacacacacacacacacacacattcttgatTAGAGTCTACAATTATCTGTGTATTTTCCAAGCAAAATCTTCAGGAGCTGGTACCATCTCTAGGCTGCGAGATGCTTCCCCCAGTTCCCCCAAAGCCTGCTGCGCCTGAACCAGTCAAAGGtacctttccttctctctggaTGTCAGACAGTCCAGATACTTTCCATTACTTGATTGCATTGAGCacgaacaataaattactactCCAAGATACCCATTGGCATAATACACTCAAGTgcctctcacaaacacagaggaaaGAGCAGAGGTCAGACTGTCATAGTTCATATAGTTCACTAGGTATGGCTGAGAAGGAGGTGTgttaaaactctctctctctctctgagtgcagAGGAGGTCGATGAGGCTGccgagaaggagaagaggaggcgtGAATATGTCAAGACGTACATGTCTCCATGGGAACGTGCCATGAAGGGAGATGAGGAGCTGCGGGCTACCATGCACTCAAAGATGCCTGGACCACATGTGTACAAGGATATGCCCAAGTTCAAGAGCTTCAACAGGTAATATATCAGCCCAAGCACAGACATGTCACCAAGTAATATAACCTCACCATTACCATGCTAATCAAAGTGGTGGGGGGACAGGGGTTGAATAAATAAACACGGTCATGGCTGAGGTGTTTGAAAAGTTACTCACATTAAACAAGTTTATACACAGAGATGTAACAATGGAAGCAAACAAGCATTATGAATGCTGGTTTTAAGAGGACAATTATCTGTattctaataaaaaaaaaacctgcaccTTCCTTTTAGTGCATCAAGCCTTTGGCTTTAAAGAATTATCCCTGATGTGATTGACAGAAATGATAATCTTGTCTCCTTTTGTAGGTGTGACATATTGCTTCTTATGCATGTACAGTttctgttgtgtctgtgcattgTGAGCTATACACCTTGCGCTAACAATCACAGCTCATTACAGTCAGTGCAAGCAAAATGCATCGTAGATGTAAATGTACAGTAGTAGTAACTGTCGCTGTTCAGGGTAGAATACCACAGAACAAGAGATGGCAAGATGAGAAGTCATCTAGGATGTGCAACGGGTAAGTTAGTGCTTGCCCCAAGCCCCCCTGATCACCCCTGATCTCCTGCTTCCTCTTTCCCCACTCTCAGAACGGCATTACCTTTTGGAGGCTTTGAGAAGGGCTCCAAGCTGCTGACCTTCCAGCCACCGGAGTTGATTGCCCCCGAGGAGCCCGAGCTGGTGCCAGTGCACCAGTGTGACATCCGCTCCCGGCCCTCCTTCAACCGCACGCCCATCGGCTGGGTGTGCAACGACGAGCACAGCCACATCCACATGGAGATGGATGCCATACCATTTGATGGGGAGACCGACGACCTCTGAAGATCTTGCCTGCATGCAAACTTCTAAcagtcacccacccacacacacacacactcaggcacgcaagcgcctgcacacacacagacatacacacacacacacacacacacacacacacacacacacacacacacgcacactctctaaGGCAGACTGCACACAAATTCTAAGACAACAGGGACCTTGTGCAAACATGGCCCCAGCTTATACATAAAAAACTGTGATAGGTCTTTACTTGCTTGCAGGTTGAAGTGGTTTTAGGAGAAAATGGCCTAAGTATGTTGCTATGCGTGCCAACTTTTCACACCTGTTATCCCTGGAAGTTATCATTTACAAGGTTTAAAAGAGCACTGCATTAGTAAAGAATATtaagatgaggaagatgatgagaCCTGACAACTGAATGACAGCCTATCCTTCATTGTTTCTGAGTATTGATACATTAAACGTTTTATGTGATGTAAAGAAAAGCCTCTGCTTCTTTGGTGAGAAATGTGTTAGCTGTGTACCTATAAGTTTGTTATGTTATttatccttttctctccctgtggTGGATGCTCCTGCACCCCTGGCAGGCCCAAAGTTAGGAGTGTCGCTTATCCTTTAAGGTCGATTTGAGGTCTGAGAACGGAGCAGTTGGAAGCCAATTTCATGCCCCCGAACACCAAATTACAAAATAGAGGCTTTGCATTTACGTAACTGTTGTTCTTGTGAGTGCGTAGGGTCGGGTTCCGCTAGATGGTAGCAGGAGGCTCAAATCATAGCTCAAATGCGATGATGTCAACGCAAGAGAAAAACAGCGCACTCTCGCGAGAGCTCGGTGCTTTGGCTGCAGCGCTGGATGGCGCTGGCGGAGGCTCGAGGATCTGAGATTCCTCCCGGGTTGCATTCGGGGAGGACACGGGACCGCATCTGAGTTAAGGCAGGAGGTGAGTGAGCGCTGGTTACACGTGATTGACGGCGACAACAACATCAGGACTCAGGAGGTTTGTGAAAATTAAAACCCCTTTTAAATTAGCATAAAAGTGTAACTTGACAAGCACTTAGGCTCGTTGATCCTGTGCAGATGTTATCCAATTCTTGTGACTCTCAGCCAGACCACTGCATGTGAAGAAGATGCACGAGTCGCTTTTATGTCCTAGGCAACGGAGCGCATTGCAACGCTGTTGTGCCAACGACTGCCCTTTTCGCAGGTAGCCGGATGAGCTAACGTTGCGGACTGCACAGTCACACTCAGCATCTATTGCCAGAGTACAGGCTAGTTATTGAGCAGTTTTCTGGCAGACTGTGGCTGCCGGGTCGTAAAAGCGTGGGAATGTTGGCAATATGGGTTTATTTATTGCTTTGTGTTAGAAAGCACATAGGGAAACATAATGCCGAACTGTGATGGCACATTTAACCATTGCGTTGTGATGCTTTTGTCAGACATTacacaagaaaaaaatatttacttgTTGAATCAACTCCGCCTGGTACGTCCCAGAATTATCTCTTTTCCTGGAACGGGTTCATTTGTTACTTTTGCTAATATTTATTATGAACGTTTTATTCGATTCGTTTAACTGCATTTCCCATCACCAGACACAAAACGCTTGTAGCCTATCCTATATTTGACACGACAGCATCAGCACATGTACTCGCTACCGCTTCGAAATCGAGGTGCCTCTGTAATGCGGTGACTCCAGTGGATGTGACTTTCCCAATTGTCGGGAACACCTTTGTTGTGAAGTAGAGATGATGACACTGTGCACTGACATATTGTAATTATTTGGTGACAGGCAAGTACAGTGGCCTGTAATATTTCACAGAAGATTGCGCTAATTTCAACGCTGGCCGCTTGCTTGTAAACCACTGATGAAATCAGGAATTGTCGTGctcttgtgcgtgtgcgtgtgcgtgtgtgtgttcgttcatgtctctctttctctttctctttctctctttgtgtgtgtgtgtgtgtgtgtgtgtgtgtgtgtgtgtgtgtgtgtgtgtgtgtgtgtgtgtgtgtgtgtgtgtgtgtgtgtgtgtctctctctctctgtgggtgtgagtgagtgtgagggagagttaCTGAGTAGAGATGTGGGATATACATTGTTTATGGATGCACAGTGTACTACAGT includes:
- the myoz1b gene encoding myozenin-1b isoform X2, which encodes MPLSAPAPPNKRKKPSKIITDFTNITQDDQESDPEASEFDLGTKIKTPKDTMLEELSLMKNRGSRMFQLRQQRVEKFIISTEHMELVPSLGCEMLPPVPPKPAAPEPVKEEVDEAAEKEKRRREYVKTYMSPWERAMKGDEELRATMHSKMPGPHVYKDMPKFKSFNRTALPFGGFEKGSKLLTFQPPELIAPEEPELVPVHQCDIRSRPSFNRTPIGWVCNDEHSHIHMEMDAIPFDGETDDL
- the myoz1b gene encoding myozenin-1b isoform X1, encoding MPLSAPAPPNKRKKPSKIITDFTNITQDDQESDPEASEFDLGTKIKTPKDTMLEELSLMKNRGSRMFQLRQQRVEKFIISTEHMQNLQELVPSLGCEMLPPVPPKPAAPEPVKEEVDEAAEKEKRRREYVKTYMSPWERAMKGDEELRATMHSKMPGPHVYKDMPKFKSFNRTALPFGGFEKGSKLLTFQPPELIAPEEPELVPVHQCDIRSRPSFNRTPIGWVCNDEHSHIHMEMDAIPFDGETDDL